The genomic window GGCCATGGCCAGGATGGTGCCCGTGAGGATCCCCGGGAGCGCCCGGGGAAGGACGATGCGCCGGATGGTCTGCCACTTGCTGGCCCCGCAGGCGTAGGAGCCCTCGCGCATGGAGCTCGGCACGGCGGCCAGGGCCTCCTCGGTGGCCACGATGACCACCGGGAGGGTGAGCAGCGCCAGGGTGAGCGAGGCCCACAGGATGCCGCCGGTGCCGAAGGTGGGGCTCGGAAGCCGGGCCTCGAAGAAGAGCTGGTCGATGGACCCCCCCATCAGGTAGCAGAAGAACCCCAGGCCAAAGACCCCGAAGACGATGCTCGGCACCCCGGCCAGGTTGTTGATGGCGATGCGGATGACGCTCACGAGCTTGCCGGCCTTGGCGTACTCCCGCAGGTACAGGGCGGCGAGCACGCCGAAGGGCACCACCGCCACCGACATGAGGAGCGTCATCACCACGGTGCCGAAGATGGCCGGGAACACCCCCCCCTCGGTATTGGCCTCCCGCGGGTCGTGGAACAGGAACTCTCCCCACCGGGAGAGGTAGATCCCCGCCTTCTCGGTCAGCGAGAGGCGGTTGGCCGGGTAGGCGCGCACCACGTCGGCGAGCTTGAGGACCTTCTCCTGGCCGTCGCCGGTGACCACCAGGAGCGCGTAACGGTCGTTTGCGGCGTTGAGCCGCCCGATCTCCGTCCGGATCGCCTGGTAGAGGCGGGTGCCCTCGGCCTCGGCAGCAGCGTAGGCGGTCTGGAGGGCGCTCAGGGCCGCCTCGGCCCGGCGCAGCCCCTCGGAGCCCGGGCCCTGCTCGCTCTTGACCTTGGCCAGGTCCAGCCGAGCCTGGCGCAGCTTCAACCGCTCGGCCTCCAGGCGGTGATTGACCACCCCGAGGTCCTCGATCTCGAGCCGCCGACGCTCCCGCCAGCGGTCCCGCGCCTCCCGGTGGTGCTCCCGAAAGGCGGCCCAGGCGGCCTCCGGGCCCTCGGCTTCGGCCTGGCCGTCCACCAGGAAGGCCCGGGGGATGCCGTAGAACCGGCCCCATTCCTGGCGCTCGAAGACCATGGCCCACTCGGGTCGGCTCTCCGAGGCGGCCGCGAAGTCGCTCACCCAGTGGAAGTGCTCTCCCGTGAGCTCGAAGTTGCCCGTGCGCAGGAGCCACCGGGTGGCCTCCCCTTCCTGCTCTTGGAGGAGGCGCCGGGCGCTCGCCTGCGCACCCTCGGGGAGGGTCTCCAGAACGGCCGCGCTGGGCCGGTAGGTGTCGGTGCGGGTGATCTCGCCGAGGCGAACGCTACCGTCCGCGAGCTCGAAGTGCACCAGCGGCACGGGCCAGAAGGTGCCACCCCCCTGGTAGACCACGAGCCCCAGGAGCCCCAGGATCATGGCCAGGGCCGCGGCGAGGCACCCCCCCGTGAGCCACACCAGGGGATTGCCTTGGGCCACCAGGGCCGACCGGGACTTGGTCCGG from Thermodesulfobacteriota bacterium includes these protein-coding regions:
- the pstA gene encoding phosphate ABC transporter permease PstA, which produces MDPIAPGTQERRTKSRSALVAQGNPLVWLTGGCLAAALAMILGLLGLVVYQGGGTFWPVPLVHFELADGSVRLGEITRTDTYRPSAAVLETLPEGAQASARRLLQEQEGEATRWLLRTGNFELTGEHFHWVSDFAAASESRPEWAMVFERQEWGRFYGIPRAFLVDGQAEAEGPEAAWAAFREHHREARDRWRERRRLEIEDLGVVNHRLEAERLKLRQARLDLAKVKSEQGPGSEGLRRAEAALSALQTAYAAAEAEGTRLYQAIRTEIGRLNAANDRYALLVVTGDGQEKVLKLADVVRAYPANRLSLTEKAGIYLSRWGEFLFHDPREANTEGGVFPAIFGTVVMTLLMSVAVVPFGVLAALYLREYAKAGKLVSVIRIAINNLAGVPSIVFGVFGLGFFCYLMGGSIDQLFFEARLPSPTFGTGGILWASLTLALLTLPVVIVATEEALAAVPSSMREGSYACGASKWQTIRRIVLPRALPGILTGTILAMA